The Actinomycetota bacterium genome window below encodes:
- a CDS encoding ATP-binding cassette domain-containing protein, which produces MSQLNPGSRLELEGVNLAYNAGTPFAAAALSDVTLTVEAGERLAITGPVGSGKSTLLAVLAGVQPPDSGRIIHEGQEISGRRQPPPGSIGLTFQSPENCLFGKSVHDDVAFSPRRQGLDEREVERRVTDALAATGMRLEQVGHRSPFSLSTGEQRRVALAGVLAMEPQALLLDEPTAHLDPASRRELIVRLVALSESSGKTMVMVGHDMDEIARFATRVVIIDGGRKVADGTPHELLTDIALLEEHSLDPPGTVVLCDLLQKASGKPVAAVIDEQQALELLLEMAGAEGNGGGTHAGQ; this is translated from the coding sequence ATGTCGCAGCTGAACCCGGGCTCGCGACTGGAGCTGGAAGGAGTCAACCTGGCCTATAACGCCGGCACGCCTTTCGCCGCGGCCGCGCTCAGCGATGTCACCCTGACGGTGGAGGCCGGCGAACGGCTCGCCATCACCGGGCCGGTAGGTTCGGGCAAATCCACCCTTCTCGCCGTCCTTGCCGGCGTGCAGCCGCCGGATTCCGGCCGGATCATCCACGAGGGCCAGGAGATAAGCGGACGCCGGCAGCCGCCGCCCGGCAGCATCGGCCTAACTTTCCAGAGTCCCGAGAACTGTCTTTTTGGGAAGTCGGTGCATGATGACGTGGCTTTCTCGCCGCGCCGGCAGGGGCTCGACGAACGGGAAGTGGAGCGGCGAGTCACAGATGCCCTGGCCGCGACCGGGATGCGGCTCGAGCAGGTGGGCCATCGCAGTCCGTTCTCCCTCAGCACCGGGGAGCAGCGGCGGGTTGCCCTGGCCGGGGTGCTGGCCATGGAGCCTCAGGCGCTGCTGCTGGACGAACCAACGGCGCACCTGGACCCGGCATCCCGGCGTGAGCTGATCGTCCGTCTGGTGGCTCTCAGCGAGAGCAGCGGCAAGACGATGGTGATGGTCGGCCATGACATGGACGAAATCGCCCGCTTCGCCACCCGCGTCGTCATCATCGATGGCGGCCGCAAGGTCGCAGACGGGACACCACACGAGCTGCTGACCGATATCGCGCTCCTGGAGGAGCACAGTCTGGACCCTCCCGGGACGGTAGTGCTCTGCGACCTGCTGCAAAAAGCTTCAGGGAAACCGGTGGCAGCCGTTATCGACGAGCAGCAGGCGCTCGAGCTCCTGCTCGAAATGGCCGGAGCGGAAGGAAACGGGGGTGGCACGCATGCAGGTCAGTAA
- a CDS encoding energy-coupling factor transporter transmembrane protein EcfT, translated as MARMQVSNMITAQYYPGTSPLHAVDPRSKIVAAFAYVIALFLLDTFSALAVMALGLAAGIALAGVPPAWLWRSARPILFLIVFTAFFQVLLGGGTVIWELGPFQVYREGIVNTGFLAARLLLLVLSGSILTFTTPPVLLTDAMGRLMSPLAKLRLPVYELALMMTIALRFIPTLVMEVDRIIKAQKARGALTGGGPVARARSIMPVLVPLFVMSFRHADELAAAMESRCWRGGRGRTVRRKLAMGRGDVVFGLVVLAVLAASLWLGRFTDVW; from the coding sequence GTGGCACGCATGCAGGTCAGTAACATGATAACCGCCCAGTATTATCCGGGGACATCGCCGCTTCACGCGGTGGACCCCCGCTCGAAGATCGTCGCCGCTTTCGCCTATGTGATCGCGCTGTTCCTGCTCGACACCTTCAGCGCCCTGGCAGTGATGGCCCTGGGCCTGGCCGCCGGCATCGCGTTGGCCGGAGTGCCGCCAGCATGGCTCTGGCGTAGCGCCCGGCCGATCCTTTTCCTGATCGTCTTCACCGCGTTCTTCCAGGTGCTCCTGGGCGGCGGCACGGTCATCTGGGAACTGGGGCCGTTTCAGGTCTATCGCGAGGGAATCGTCAACACCGGCTTTCTGGCGGCTCGGCTGCTTCTGCTGGTCCTGTCAGGTTCGATCCTGACTTTCACCACGCCGCCGGTCCTGCTCACCGATGCCATGGGACGGTTGATGTCGCCGCTGGCGAAGCTCAGGCTGCCGGTTTACGAACTGGCGCTGATGATGACTATCGCCCTGCGGTTCATCCCCACCCTGGTGATGGAAGTAGACCGCATCATCAAGGCCCAGAAAGCGCGCGGGGCCCTGACCGGGGGCGGGCCGGTTGCCAGGGCGCGGAGTATAATGCCGGTACTGGTGCCCCTGTTCGTCATGAGTTTCCGCCACGCCGACGAACTGGCGGCGGCGATGGAATCCCGCTGCTGGCGTGGTGGCAGGGGCCGGACGGTGCGGCGCAAGCTGGCCATGGGCCGTGGCGACGTGGTCTTCGGCCTGGTGGTGCTGGCAGTGCTGGCGGCGTCACTTTGGCTTGGAAGGTTCACGGATGTCTGGTAA
- the truA gene encoding tRNA pseudouridine(38-40) synthase TruA produces the protein MTTVRLDIEYDGTGFAGWAKQPGLPSIEASLEEVLAQILQQPVTLSVAGRTDAGVHARGQVVSFNLEEKPGYAGSRADDRQIGEGDGEDAGEAVLAVDPGKLRRSANKLLPPSIAICRVSEAPPGFDARFSALSRSYAYSVLNREYPSPFRGRFVHYYAGRLDLALLEEAAALILGRHDFTAFTPTVTEHDDFSREITRSEWLQEDGLLVYRITAAGFLRNMVRVLVGTMLEIGRGYRPLTELPQLLTGASRPDAGKTAPPQGLCLEKVEYPSENPGQP, from the coding sequence ATGACGACGGTCAGGCTTGACATCGAATATGACGGCACCGGTTTTGCCGGCTGGGCCAAACAACCCGGCCTGCCAAGCATCGAGGCCTCACTCGAGGAAGTGTTGGCTCAGATTCTACAGCAGCCTGTGACGCTCTCAGTCGCCGGCCGCACCGACGCCGGCGTGCACGCGCGCGGCCAGGTGGTCAGCTTCAATCTTGAGGAGAAGCCAGGCTATGCAGGTAGCCGGGCAGACGACAGGCAGATAGGTGAGGGCGATGGAGAGGATGCGGGTGAGGCTGTCCTGGCCGTCGACCCGGGGAAACTCCGCCGCTCCGCCAACAAGCTTCTGCCGCCATCGATTGCCATCTGCCGCGTGAGCGAGGCGCCCCCGGGATTCGATGCCCGCTTCAGCGCCCTTTCGCGCAGCTATGCCTACAGCGTCCTCAACCGGGAATATCCATCGCCCTTCCGTGGCCGCTTCGTCCATTATTATGCCGGCAGGCTCGATCTGGCTCTGCTCGAAGAAGCTGCCGCGCTCATTCTCGGACGTCACGACTTCACCGCCTTCACTCCGACGGTTACCGAGCACGATGACTTCTCCCGTGAGATCACCCGTTCCGAGTGGCTTCAGGAGGATGGCCTGCTGGTCTACCGCATCACTGCCGCCGGATTCCTGCGCAACATGGTCCGGGTGCTCGTGGGAACCATGCTGGAGATCGGCCGCGGCTACCGTCCGCTGACTGAACTGCCGCAGCTTCTGACAGGAGCCTCCCGTCCCGATGCCGGAAAAACCGCTCCACCACAGGGATTATGCCTCGAAAAAGTCGAATATCCTTCCGAAAACCCAGGTCAGCCCTAA
- a CDS encoding HPP family protein — MAPQTKSEAKAPPAVGLTEILWSSLGALLGIGLCAWLSSYFFEPRDLTLIIGSFGASAVLIYGAVKSPFAQPRNLIGGHVLSALVGVTAWELLGGTLWLAAAVAVSVAVAVMLATNTVHPPGGATALIAVIGGQQVHDLGWLYPVVPVGAGAIILLLVALLINNLAGRKYPVYWI; from the coding sequence CTGGCTCCTCAGACCAAAAGTGAAGCCAAGGCACCGCCGGCTGTGGGGCTGACCGAGATCCTCTGGTCTTCGCTGGGAGCGCTGCTGGGGATCGGCCTCTGTGCCTGGCTTTCGTCGTATTTCTTCGAGCCCCGGGACCTTACCCTGATCATTGGGTCGTTCGGCGCCTCCGCCGTTTTGATCTATGGAGCCGTGAAGAGCCCATTCGCCCAGCCACGGAACCTGATCGGCGGCCACGTCCTCTCGGCACTCGTCGGTGTCACCGCCTGGGAGTTGCTGGGGGGAACGCTCTGGCTGGCGGCGGCGGTGGCGGTCTCGGTTGCAGTCGCGGTTATGCTGGCGACCAACACCGTCCATCCACCCGGTGGCGCGACCGCGCTGATCGCGGTCATCGGCGGCCAGCAGGTCCACGATCTGGGATGGCTCTATCCGGTGGTGCCGGTGGGAGCCGGCGCTATTATTCTTCTGCTGGTCGCGTTACTGATCAATAACTTAGCCGGCAGGAAGTACCCGGTTTACTGGATCTAG
- a CDS encoding winged helix-turn-helix transcriptional regulator: MNRNRTGNNEYTDAAVDLVPGDSQRGSCCDYKTLVAVFKALSDESRQKILLSLQEDGETRVSELVRRFGISQPTMSHHLGVLRQAGLVEDRRVGQSVYYAVNRQWLQRCCNDYLSRFQIEDD, encoded by the coding sequence ATGAACAGAAACAGGACAGGAAATAACGAATACACAGACGCTGCTGTTGACCTGGTCCCTGGGGACAGCCAGAGAGGATCCTGCTGTGATTACAAGACGCTCGTGGCCGTTTTCAAGGCCCTTTCAGACGAATCCCGGCAGAAGATACTGCTGTCTCTGCAGGAAGATGGAGAAACCCGCGTCAGCGAGCTTGTGAGGCGCTTCGGCATCTCACAACCGACCATGTCCCACCACCTCGGCGTCCTCAGGCAGGCCGGGCTGGTTGAAGACCGGCGCGTAGGCCAATCCGTCTATTACGCGGTCAACCGGCAATGGCTGCAGCGCTGCTGCAACGACTACCTGTCCCGATTCCAGATCGAAGATGATTAG
- a CDS encoding LysR family transcriptional regulator, producing the protein MDLTKLRTFCSIARKGNFSAVAEDLFMSQSAVSQQIQALERRYGVVLFDRGSKGATLTEPGRILFEKAQRILEIEDEINHEFDDLRGLKGGELHVGASTTVGNYLMPFYLGEFKQRYPEVKVSLIVENTRIIEDQLLAGLFPLAVVEHDVQNPSLVREPIEKDELVLIVSPKHRWAERESVTKDELMEEPFITRELGSGTREVIEESLAKEGIPKLNVGMELGNSSAIKTAVAAGLGVSILSRRAVHAQLESRMLKQIAIKDVALVRDFYLITVAERYNSPASVKFRELLVTGGGSTGLVPELS; encoded by the coding sequence TTGGATCTTACCAAACTGAGGACATTCTGCTCCATCGCCCGCAAGGGCAATTTCTCCGCGGTGGCGGAAGACCTGTTCATGTCCCAGTCGGCCGTCAGTCAGCAGATCCAGGCCCTTGAGCGGCGGTATGGCGTGGTGCTCTTCGACCGTGGCAGCAAGGGAGCGACCCTGACAGAGCCGGGCCGCATACTCTTTGAGAAGGCCCAGCGGATCCTTGAGATCGAGGACGAGATCAACCACGAGTTCGACGACCTGCGTGGCCTCAAGGGCGGCGAGCTGCATGTCGGCGCCAGCACCACGGTCGGTAACTACCTGATGCCTTTTTATCTGGGGGAATTCAAGCAGCGCTATCCGGAGGTCAAAGTCTCCCTGATCGTTGAGAATACTCGGATAATCGAGGACCAGCTGCTCGCCGGCCTGTTCCCTCTGGCAGTCGTCGAGCACGATGTTCAGAATCCGTCACTGGTCCGCGAGCCCATAGAGAAAGACGAGCTGGTACTGATCGTCAGCCCGAAGCACCGATGGGCCGAGCGGGAATCAGTCACCAAGGACGAATTGATGGAAGAGCCGTTCATAACGCGGGAACTTGGCTCAGGAACTCGTGAGGTGATCGAGGAATCGCTTGCCAAGGAAGGGATCCCCAAGCTCAACGTAGGCATGGAACTCGGCAATTCATCGGCGATCAAGACCGCGGTTGCGGCCGGCCTGGGCGTATCGATCCTCTCCCGCCGCGCCGTCCACGCCCAGCTGGAGAGCCGCATGCTCAAACAGATCGCCATCAAGGATGTGGCCCTGGTGCGTGATTTCTACCTGATCACGGTCGCTGAGCGCTACAATTCGCCTGCTTCCGTGAAATTTCGCGAACTGCTGGTTACTGGCGGCGGTTCGACGGGACTCGTGCCCGAACTTTCCTGA